In one Bacillus thuringiensis genomic region, the following are encoded:
- a CDS encoding magnesium transporter CorA family protein: protein MLNIYLTDRNGKLQEIEEMQKGCWINVLHPTEEEIQYLVQTLNVDLDFIKDPLDDEERSRIEKEDNNTLIIVDIPTVRHDEEGNSIYDTIPIGMIVMPDCFVTICLEENPIFERFINQRIKEFYTFKKTRFALQLLYTISTYYLRYLKQINRKTIDLEHQLNKSMKNKEIFTLLGLEKSLVYFTTSLKANKIVIQKLMRNSTFLKMYEDDQDLLEDVLIENKQAIEMAEIYSHILSGMMNTFSSVISNNLNSVMKLLTSITIILSLPTMVSSFFGMNVKVPFEGEAQGFVIVLIICATLSCALAFVFWKKRYF from the coding sequence ATGTTAAATATATATTTAACAGACCGAAACGGAAAACTACAAGAGATTGAGGAAATGCAAAAGGGATGCTGGATTAATGTACTTCATCCAACAGAAGAAGAAATTCAATATCTAGTACAAACTTTAAATGTAGACTTAGATTTCATTAAAGATCCTTTGGATGATGAAGAACGCTCTCGTATTGAAAAGGAAGACAATAATACTTTAATTATCGTGGATATTCCGACAGTTAGACATGACGAAGAAGGAAATTCGATTTATGACACGATTCCAATAGGTATGATTGTGATGCCGGATTGTTTTGTTACAATTTGCTTAGAAGAGAATCCAATTTTTGAACGTTTTATTAATCAACGTATTAAAGAATTTTATACGTTTAAGAAGACGCGCTTTGCACTTCAGCTCTTATATACGATTTCTACTTATTATTTAAGATACTTAAAGCAAATAAATCGAAAAACAATTGATTTAGAGCATCAATTAAATAAGTCGATGAAAAATAAAGAGATTTTCACATTGCTAGGCCTTGAGAAAAGTTTAGTATACTTTACGACGTCATTAAAGGCTAATAAAATTGTAATTCAAAAGTTAATGCGTAACAGTACATTTTTAAAAATGTATGAAGACGATCAAGATTTATTAGAAGATGTATTAATTGAAAATAAACAGGCTATTGAAATGGCGGAAATATATAGTCACATTTTAAGTGGAATGATGAATACTTTTAGCTCCGTTATATCAAATAATTTAAATAGTGTTATGAAACTGTTAACGTCAATTACAATCATTTTATCTTTACCGACGATGGTTTCTAGTTTCTTTGGAATGAACGTAAAGGTTCCATTTGAAGGTGAGGCTCAAGGTTTTGTAATTGTACTCATAATATGTGCAACATTATCTTGCGCTTTAGCATTTGTATTTTGGAAGAAACGTTACTTTTAA
- a CDS encoding permease encodes MELFQLPKAFLQMNTIFISILIEALPFVLIGVFISGFIQMFVTEDMVAKWMPKNRFLSVLMATFLGMMFPGCECGIVPIVRRLIGKGVPPYAGIAFMLTGPIINPVVLFATYVAFGSSMHMVWYRSIVAIIVAIIVGIILSFMFKEHQLRDDHFPEVNHKRPLRKKMWDVCTHAVEEFFSMGKYLVLGALIAAAVQTFVQTSTLLAIGQGPFSSPAVMMGLAYILSLCSEADAFIASSFQSTFSTASLVAFLVYGPMVDIKNMFMMLATFKTKFVIVVTVTVTLVVYASSLLIYAIGW; translated from the coding sequence ATGGAATTGTTTCAATTACCGAAAGCATTCCTGCAAATGAATACAATTTTTATCTCCATATTAATCGAGGCACTTCCTTTCGTGCTCATTGGTGTATTTATTTCAGGATTCATTCAAATGTTTGTTACAGAAGATATGGTAGCAAAATGGATGCCGAAAAACCGATTTCTGTCTGTTTTAATGGCTACTTTTTTAGGGATGATGTTTCCGGGCTGTGAATGTGGAATCGTTCCGATTGTAAGGCGATTAATCGGAAAAGGGGTTCCGCCATATGCTGGAATTGCATTTATGTTAACTGGGCCAATTATTAATCCAGTTGTTTTATTTGCAACATACGTTGCCTTTGGAAGTAGTATGCACATGGTATGGTATCGTTCTATTGTAGCGATTATTGTAGCCATTATCGTTGGAATTATATTATCATTTATGTTTAAAGAACATCAATTAAGAGATGATCACTTCCCAGAAGTGAATCATAAGCGTCCATTACGTAAAAAAATGTGGGATGTGTGTACGCATGCTGTTGAGGAATTTTTCTCGATGGGAAAATATTTAGTATTAGGTGCGTTAATTGCGGCTGCAGTTCAAACGTTTGTACAAACTTCAACACTTCTTGCTATAGGACAAGGGCCGTTCTCTTCACCAGCTGTTATGATGGGACTTGCTTACATTTTATCACTTTGTTCAGAAGCAGATGCATTTATTGCTTCGTCATTCCAAAGTACATTTTCAACAGCATCACTTGTCGCGTTCCTTGTTTACGGACCAATGGTGGATATTAAAAATATGTTTATGATGCTTGCGACATTTAAAACAAAATTTGTAATTGTCGTTACAGTTACAGTTACACTTGTTGTTTATGCAAGCTCACTACTCATTTATGCGATAGGGTGGTAG
- a CDS encoding TIGR03943 family putative permease subunit encodes MFRAYILLGFTILIAQLHISGNITKYINMKYAYLSTTAAIILGFLTIVQIIIVFQKEHQKEKEQHNCGCDHSHCGHDHSKDENTWWKKAFSYTLFCFPIVTGLFFPIATLDSDIVKAKGFHFPVAQAESKDPFMTRQFLRPDTSIYYGKEGYRGVMEKGKKEFVTKDSINLKDEDFLKGMETIYNYPGEFTGKKLSYKGFVFRDDSSKKEQYFLFRFGIIHCVADSGVYGMLVKKPEGVEWNNDDWIQVEGEITTEFYQPFHANIPVLEVTKWNKVEQPKEQYVFRGAD; translated from the coding sequence ATGTTTCGAGCGTATATATTATTAGGTTTTACAATATTAATTGCGCAGCTTCATATTTCAGGCAATATTACGAAGTATATCAATATGAAGTATGCCTATTTATCAACAACAGCAGCTATTATTTTAGGATTCTTAACGATTGTTCAAATTATTATCGTTTTCCAAAAAGAACATCAAAAAGAGAAGGAACAGCACAATTGTGGTTGCGATCATAGCCATTGCGGACATGATCATTCAAAAGATGAGAATACGTGGTGGAAAAAAGCATTTTCGTACACATTGTTTTGTTTTCCGATAGTCACAGGATTGTTTTTCCCGATTGCAACATTAGATTCCGACATTGTTAAGGCGAAGGGATTTCATTTTCCAGTAGCACAAGCAGAAAGTAAAGATCCATTTATGACAAGGCAATTTCTAAGACCTGATACGAGCATTTATTACGGGAAAGAAGGATACCGAGGTGTAATGGAAAAAGGTAAAAAAGAATTTGTTACGAAAGATAGTATTAATTTAAAAGACGAAGATTTTCTAAAAGGGATGGAGACAATTTATAATTATCCTGGTGAGTTTACTGGGAAAAAATTATCCTATAAAGGGTTTGTTTTCAGAGATGATTCATCTAAAAAAGAACAATACTTCTTATTCCGTTTCGGTATTATACATTGCGTAGCAGATTCTGGTGTGTATGGTATGTTAGTGAAAAAACCAGAAGGTGTAGAGTGGAATAATGATGACTGGATTCAAGTAGAAGGAGAGATAACTACTGAGTTTTATCAGCCGTTTCATGCAAATATTCCTGTATTAGAAGTAACAAAATGGAATAAAGTTGAACAGCCGAAAGAACAATATGTATTTAGAGGAGCCGATTGA
- a CDS encoding acyl-CoA thioesterase: protein MTEVKGKTANESRVFKTSRVFPTDLNDHNTLFGGKILAEMDMVASISASRHSRKECVTASMDWVDFLHPVRSSDCVSYESFVIWTGRTSMEVFVKVVAEDLISGEKRIAATSFVTFVALSKENNPVPVPRVIPETEEEKELHRIAVLRAEQRHIRKAESKKVATLLTF, encoded by the coding sequence ATGACGGAAGTAAAAGGAAAAACTGCCAATGAGTCAAGAGTTTTCAAAACGAGCCGAGTATTTCCAACAGATTTAAATGATCATAACACGCTATTTGGTGGGAAGATATTAGCGGAGATGGATATGGTTGCTTCTATTTCAGCATCCAGACATTCGAGAAAGGAATGTGTCACAGCATCTATGGACTGGGTTGATTTCTTACATCCTGTTCGTTCTTCAGATTGTGTTAGTTATGAATCTTTCGTAATTTGGACGGGGAGAACTTCGATGGAAGTGTTTGTGAAGGTAGTGGCTGAAGATTTAATCTCAGGTGAGAAGCGTATAGCGGCAACGTCATTTGTTACTTTTGTTGCACTTAGTAAGGAAAATAATCCAGTTCCTGTACCGCGTGTTATCCCTGAAACAGAAGAAGAGAAAGAATTACATCGTATTGCTGTATTACGTGCAGAACAGCGTCATATACGTAAGGCAGAGAGTAAGAAAGTAGCTACATTGTTAACTTTTTGA
- a CDS encoding YjcZ family sporulation protein yields the protein MGFAHGNGFALLVVLFILLIIVGAACFC from the coding sequence ATGGGCTTCGCACATGGTAATGGATTTGCGCTATTAGTCGTATTATTTATCCTCTTAATCATCGTCGGTGCTGCTTGCTTCTGCTAA
- the cls gene encoding cardiolipin synthase gives MKYFFAIILCLIGVFIWMNIDVEMGKEMASEYELGKVRLGEFQLYTNGEELYRKLFDDINDAEKYIYIHFYIVGKDEISQEFLQLLEKKASSGVEVKLSVDRVGGYKLKKKVISRLKENGVKFTFSKKLKLKNVFYSLHQRNHRRIVTIDGKVSYIGGFNIGKEYLGQNPKFGPWRDYHVRVKGNGATDMERKFAADWKEDTGEKMPIHESIPTLGNVKYQYLFSDGKGLWEKYGALLKQAKKSLIIATPYFVPSKEMMKELKDALNRGVNVKILVPFKSDAILLKQAAYPYLKEMNHVGAEIYQYQNGFFHGKVTIIDGEIVDIGTANFDNRSFYLNCESNCIIYDKTAVDEVWSRLQVDFHKSKRFSEEDFEKISKWDWFLARIANVIASYL, from the coding sequence ATGAAGTACTTTTTCGCTATAATCCTTTGTTTAATAGGTGTATTCATTTGGATGAATATCGATGTAGAAATGGGGAAGGAAATGGCTAGTGAATATGAATTAGGAAAAGTTCGATTAGGTGAATTTCAACTATATACGAACGGTGAAGAGTTATATAGGAAATTATTTGACGATATAAACGATGCAGAAAAGTATATATATATCCATTTTTATATTGTAGGAAAAGACGAAATAAGCCAAGAGTTTTTACAGTTATTAGAGAAAAAAGCATCTAGCGGAGTAGAAGTGAAATTGTCAGTCGATCGGGTAGGCGGATATAAGCTGAAGAAAAAGGTAATTAGCCGATTAAAAGAGAACGGTGTGAAGTTTACATTTAGTAAAAAACTGAAACTGAAAAATGTGTTCTATTCTTTGCATCAACGGAATCATAGACGTATTGTTACGATTGACGGAAAAGTATCATATATCGGCGGCTTTAACATTGGAAAGGAGTATCTTGGACAAAATCCGAAATTTGGTCCGTGGCGTGATTATCATGTACGAGTCAAGGGGAATGGTGCCACGGATATGGAAAGAAAATTTGCTGCTGATTGGAAAGAAGATACAGGAGAAAAAATGCCTATACATGAAAGTATACCTACATTAGGGAATGTGAAATATCAATATTTATTTTCAGATGGAAAAGGTTTATGGGAAAAATATGGAGCACTATTAAAGCAGGCTAAAAAATCTTTAATTATTGCTACGCCATATTTTGTGCCAAGTAAAGAAATGATGAAAGAGTTAAAAGATGCATTAAACCGGGGTGTCAATGTGAAAATTCTCGTACCGTTTAAAAGTGATGCCATATTGTTAAAACAAGCTGCTTATCCGTATTTGAAAGAGATGAACCATGTTGGAGCTGAGATCTATCAATATCAGAATGGTTTTTTTCACGGGAAAGTAACAATCATTGATGGAGAAATTGTTGATATTGGGACAGCGAATTTTGATAATAGAAGTTTTTATTTAAATTGTGAGTCTAACTGTATCATATATGATAAAACAGCTGTTGATGAAGTATGGAGTCGATTACAGGTAGACTTTCATAAATCAAAAAGATTTTCAGAAGAAGACTTTGAGAAAATTAGTAAATGGGATTGGTTTTTAGCAAGAATAGCAAACGTTATAGCATCATATTTATAA